A single region of the Chrysoperla carnea chromosome 5, inChrCarn1.1, whole genome shotgun sequence genome encodes:
- the LOC123300035 gene encoding myosin-2 essential light chain isoform X2: protein MATYTEDQMAEFQEAFQLFDSRGDGKIHVSQIGDALRALGQNPTESEVKKFTQQHKPDQRVSFEVFLPIYQAISKSRSADTADDFIEGLRHFDKDGNGYISSAELRHLLTTLGEKLTDDEVEQLLQGQEDSQGNVNYEEFVRLIMAG, encoded by the exons ATG GCAACGTACACAGAAGATCAGATGGCCG aattCCAAGAGGCCTTCCAATTATTTGATTCACGTGGTGATGGCAAAATTCATGTTTCACAAATTGGTGATGCTTTACGTGCCCTTGGACAGAATCCAACCGAGagtgaagtaaaaaaattcacgcAACAACATAAACCTGACCAACGTGTGTCTTTTGAAGTGTTCTTACCAATTTATCAAGCCATATCAAAATCACGTTCAGCTGATACCGCCGATGATTTTATTGAAGGTTTACGCCATTTCGATAAAGATGGTAATGGTTACATATCGTCCGCAGAACTCCGTCATTTATTAACAACATTAGGTGAGAAATTAACAGACGACGAAGTCGAACAATTATTACAAGGCCAAGAAGATTCACAAGGCAATGTTAATTATGAAGAATTTGTTCGTCTTATTATGGccggttaa
- the LOC123300461 gene encoding mediator of RNA polymerase II transcription subunit 8 → MQREEKQLESALEAITLRVNDLKNSIANMIFKIEHEYETLNWPTFLDNYALLSGHLTALSKILSHDKSPPLRSLTVLPLLLSPERDEALAELTEGRVTTFAHDLVPNYLRTKLEPMADIRMGQLENKAASLSYEAAQKQIAAYQKVVNHIWDIINKAREDWESESGARQGAQQTSSVADTHQLVAAVGMGKGLKMQGQPVVGPGGTVGPGQMQPGGAIMGAPQGVRGNTMPQTNASGQPTMGPGGVMGPGGGKAPSAIKTVIKPGNQIHPYGR, encoded by the exons ATGCAGCGTGAAGAGAAACAATTGGAATCTGCTTTGGAAGCAATTACATTACGagtaaacgatttaaaaaattcgattgctaatatgatatttaaaatcgAACATGAATATGAAACATTGAATTGGCCTACGTTTTTAGATAATTATGCACTTCTATCAGGACAT TTAACAGCTCTATCCAAAATATTGAGTCATGATAAATCACCTCCATTACGAAGTCTTACTGTTCTACCGCTGTTATTATCACCAGAGCGTGATGAAGCTTTGGCAGAACTTACTGAAGGTCGTGTCACAACATTCGCTCATGATTTAGTACCAAATTATCTACGAACAAAACTTGAACCAATGGCTGATATACGTATGGGACAATTAGAAAATAAAGCAGCAAGTTTAAGTTACGAAGCTGCGCAGAAACAAATCGCAGCATACCAAAAAGTTGTAAATCACATTTGGGATATCATCAATAAAGCACGTGAGGATTGGGAAAGTGAGTCGGGAGCGCGACAAGGTGCTCAACAAACTAGTTCAGTAGCTGATACACATCAATTAGTTGCGGCGGTTGGTATGGGTAAAGGATTAAAAATGCAAGGTCAACCTGTAGTAGGACCAGGTGGAACAGTTGGTCCAGGACAAATGCAACCGGGTGGTGCTATTATGGGTGCACCACAAGGAGTGCGTGGTAACACAATGCCACAAACTAATGCAAGTGGTCAACCTACAATGGGACCTGGAGGGGTAATGGGTCCTGGTGGTGGGAAAGCACCATCCGCTATTAAGACAGTTATTAAACCAGGCAATCAAATTCATCCTTATGGGCGATAA
- the LOC123300035 gene encoding myosin-2 essential light chain isoform X1 → MYLYDQPGKIVLSTVEEFQEAFQLFDSRGDGKIHVSQIGDALRALGQNPTESEVKKFTQQHKPDQRVSFEVFLPIYQAISKSRSADTADDFIEGLRHFDKDGNGYISSAELRHLLTTLGEKLTDDEVEQLLQGQEDSQGNVNYEEFVRLIMAG, encoded by the exons atgtatttGTACGATCAACCTGGTAAAATTGTGCTATCAACTGTTGAAG aattCCAAGAGGCCTTCCAATTATTTGATTCACGTGGTGATGGCAAAATTCATGTTTCACAAATTGGTGATGCTTTACGTGCCCTTGGACAGAATCCAACCGAGagtgaagtaaaaaaattcacgcAACAACATAAACCTGACCAACGTGTGTCTTTTGAAGTGTTCTTACCAATTTATCAAGCCATATCAAAATCACGTTCAGCTGATACCGCCGATGATTTTATTGAAGGTTTACGCCATTTCGATAAAGATGGTAATGGTTACATATCGTCCGCAGAACTCCGTCATTTATTAACAACATTAGGTGAGAAATTAACAGACGACGAAGTCGAACAATTATTACAAGGCCAAGAAGATTCACAAGGCAATGTTAATTATGAAGAATTTGTTCGTCTTATTATGGccggttaa